In Achromobacter xylosoxidans A8, a single window of DNA contains:
- the folP gene encoding dihydropteroate synthase, giving the protein MANNFLCGRFEFDLERPLVMGIVNVTPDSFSDGGQHDDTDSAVAHARQLIAEGAQILDLGGESTRPGADPVSVADELARLLPVMEALRDCGVPLSIDTFKPEVMRAVLDAGADMINDIYGFRQPGAVEAVAHSRCGLCVMHMKGEPRTMQAAPPEYSDLIGEIGLFLGARAHKLRAAWIDPRRIVLDPGFGFGKTGDQNFQLLRRLSSLRSAGYPLLIGLSRKSMIGQATGRPVGDRLPGSIAAALACVARGASIVRVHDVAATVDALKVWHAAEQGAISS; this is encoded by the coding sequence ATGGCAAATAACTTCCTTTGCGGGCGCTTCGAGTTTGATCTCGAGCGCCCGCTTGTCATGGGTATCGTCAACGTCACGCCGGATTCGTTTTCCGACGGAGGCCAGCACGACGATACCGATTCCGCAGTGGCGCATGCGCGCCAATTGATCGCCGAAGGCGCCCAGATCCTGGATCTGGGCGGCGAGTCCACGCGCCCCGGGGCGGATCCGGTCTCGGTGGCCGACGAACTGGCCCGGCTGCTGCCGGTGATGGAGGCGCTGCGCGATTGCGGCGTGCCCCTGTCCATCGACACCTTCAAGCCGGAAGTCATGCGCGCCGTGCTGGACGCCGGCGCTGACATGATCAACGACATTTATGGCTTCAGGCAGCCCGGCGCCGTCGAGGCGGTGGCGCATTCGCGCTGCGGGCTATGCGTGATGCACATGAAGGGCGAGCCCCGCACCATGCAGGCCGCCCCACCCGAATACTCCGACCTGATCGGTGAAATCGGGCTCTTCCTGGGGGCCCGCGCGCACAAGCTGCGCGCGGCCTGGATCGATCCTCGCCGCATCGTGCTGGACCCGGGCTTCGGCTTCGGCAAGACGGGCGACCAGAATTTCCAACTGCTGCGCCGGCTGTCCAGCTTGCGCAGCGCCGGCTATCCATTGCTGATCGGCCTGTCGCGCAAATCCATGATCGGCCAGGCTACCGGCCGGCCCGTGGGCGACAGGTTGCCCGGCAGCATCGCCGCGGCGCTTGCCTGCGTGGCGCGTGGCGCTTCCATCGTGCGTGTGCACGATGTGGCGGCCACGGTTGACGCGCTCAAGGTATGGCACGCGGCAGAACAAGGAGCAATCAGTTCATGA
- the ftsH gene encoding ATP-dependent zinc metalloprotease FtsH, with protein sequence MNNSFSKVAVWMVIALVLFTVFKQFDGRAQTQDGVTYTQFMDDAKAGRIRKVDVQGDVLYVTPDAGRAYTLTSPGDLWMVSDLLKYGVQVSGKPREEQSLLMSIFVSWFPMLLLIGVWVFFMRQMQGGGKGGAFSFGKSRARMLDENTNQITFADVAGCDEAKEDVQELVDFLRDPSKFQKLGGRIPRGVLMVGSPGTGKTLLAKAIAGEAKVPFFSISGSDFVEMFVGVGAARVRDMFENAKKHAPCIIFIDEIDAVGRQRGAGLGGGNDEREQTLNQMLVEMDGFESGQGVIVIAATNRPDVLDPALLRPGRFDRQVVVPLPDIRGREQILKVHMRKVPLSPNVDATVLARGTPGFSGADLANLVNEAALFAARRNGRTVDMSDFEKAKDKIIMGAERRSIVMPEEERKNTAYHESGHAIVARLLPKTDPVHKVTIIPRGRALGVTMQLPETDRYSMDKGRLLSTIAVLFGGRIAEEIFMDQMTTGASNDFERATAIARDIVTRYGMTDELGPMVYAENEGEVFLGRSVTKTTHMSEATMQKVDTEIRRIIDEQYSVARKILEDNRDKVEVMTSALLEWETIDADQINDIIEGRPPRPPKTPQGPSDTSDTPPTGLAAGGNTAAAV encoded by the coding sequence TTGAATAATTCATTTTCGAAAGTCGCTGTCTGGATGGTGATAGCCCTCGTGCTGTTCACCGTCTTCAAACAGTTCGACGGACGCGCTCAGACCCAGGACGGCGTGACTTACACGCAGTTCATGGACGACGCCAAGGCGGGACGTATCCGCAAGGTCGACGTCCAGGGCGACGTGCTGTACGTCACCCCTGACGCAGGCCGTGCCTACACGCTGACTTCGCCGGGCGACCTCTGGATGGTCTCCGATCTGCTGAAGTACGGCGTCCAGGTTTCGGGCAAGCCGCGCGAAGAGCAATCGCTGCTGATGAGCATCTTCGTGTCGTGGTTCCCCATGCTGTTGCTGATCGGCGTCTGGGTCTTCTTCATGCGCCAGATGCAGGGCGGCGGCAAGGGCGGAGCATTCAGCTTCGGTAAATCGCGCGCCCGCATGCTCGACGAGAACACCAACCAGATCACCTTTGCCGACGTCGCCGGCTGCGACGAAGCCAAGGAAGACGTCCAGGAGCTGGTCGATTTCCTGCGCGACCCCAGCAAGTTCCAGAAGCTGGGCGGCCGCATTCCGCGCGGCGTGCTGATGGTCGGCTCGCCGGGTACCGGCAAGACGCTGCTGGCCAAGGCCATCGCGGGCGAAGCCAAGGTGCCGTTCTTCAGCATCTCGGGTTCCGACTTCGTTGAAATGTTCGTCGGCGTGGGCGCTGCCCGCGTGCGCGACATGTTCGAAAACGCCAAGAAGCATGCTCCCTGCATCATCTTCATCGACGAAATCGATGCGGTTGGCCGCCAGCGTGGCGCCGGCCTGGGCGGCGGCAACGATGAACGCGAACAGACGCTGAACCAGATGCTGGTGGAAATGGACGGCTTCGAGTCCGGCCAGGGCGTCATCGTCATCGCCGCGACCAACCGTCCCGACGTGCTGGATCCCGCGCTGCTGCGTCCGGGCCGCTTCGACCGTCAGGTCGTGGTGCCGCTGCCCGATATCCGCGGCCGCGAGCAGATCCTGAAGGTCCACATGCGCAAGGTCCCGCTGTCGCCCAACGTCGACGCGACCGTCCTGGCGCGCGGCACCCCGGGCTTCTCCGGCGCCGATCTGGCCAACCTGGTCAACGAAGCCGCGCTGTTCGCCGCCCGCCGCAATGGCCGCACGGTCGACATGTCCGATTTCGAAAAGGCCAAGGACAAGATCATCATGGGTGCGGAACGCCGCTCCATCGTGATGCCCGAAGAAGAGCGCAAGAACACCGCGTACCACGAGTCCGGCCACGCGATCGTCGCCCGCCTGCTGCCCAAGACCGACCCGGTCCACAAGGTCACCATCATCCCGCGCGGCCGTGCGCTGGGCGTGACCATGCAGCTGCCTGAGACCGACCGCTACAGCATGGACAAGGGCCGCCTGCTGTCCACCATCGCCGTGCTGTTCGGTGGCCGCATCGCCGAAGAAATCTTCATGGACCAGATGACGACGGGCGCCTCGAACGACTTCGAACGCGCCACCGCCATCGCCCGCGACATCGTCACGCGCTACGGCATGACCGACGAACTGGGTCCCATGGTCTACGCCGAGAACGAAGGCGAAGTGTTCCTGGGCCGCAGCGTCACCAAGACCACGCACATGTCGGAAGCCACCATGCAGAAGGTGGACACCGAGATCCGCCGCATCATCGACGAGCAGTACAGCGTTGCGCGCAAGATCCTGGAAGACAACCGCGACAAGGTCGAAGTGATGACCTCGGCGCTGCTCGAATGGGAAACCATCGACGCGGACCAGATCAACGACATCATCGAGGGCCGCCCCCCGCGTCCCCCGAAGACGCCTCAGGGCCCGTCGGATACGTCCGACACGCCGCCCACGGGCCTGGCGGCAGGTGGCAATACGGCTGCCGCTGTCTGA
- a CDS encoding RlmE family RNA methyltransferase, translated as MAKNKFSKDWIHQHINDPYVKLAQQKGYRARAAFKLIEILDTEKLMRRGDLVVDLGSAPGSWSQVARERLAGPGGVVDGRIIALDLLPMEPVAGVEFIQGDFRDDEVLKQLEDMVGSRAVDLVISDMAPNLSGVGIADSARIQHVCELAMEFSCAHLKPNGVLIVKAFHGSGFSQIVESFKQRFKRVVERKPKASRDKSSETFLVARDLK; from the coding sequence ATGGCCAAGAATAAATTCTCCAAAGACTGGATTCACCAGCACATCAACGATCCCTATGTGAAGCTGGCGCAACAGAAGGGCTACAGGGCCCGCGCCGCCTTCAAGCTGATCGAGATCCTGGATACCGAAAAGCTGATGCGCCGGGGCGACCTGGTGGTCGATCTGGGCTCGGCGCCCGGCAGCTGGTCCCAAGTGGCGCGCGAGCGCCTGGCGGGGCCGGGTGGGGTCGTGGACGGCCGCATCATTGCGCTCGACCTGCTGCCCATGGAGCCCGTGGCGGGCGTGGAATTCATCCAGGGCGACTTCCGCGATGATGAAGTTCTGAAACAATTGGAAGACATGGTCGGATCGCGCGCGGTGGATCTTGTTATTTCCGACATGGCCCCCAACTTGTCAGGGGTGGGTATTGCCGATTCCGCGCGCATCCAGCATGTGTGCGAGTTGGCGATGGAATTCTCCTGCGCCCACCTGAAGCCCAACGGAGTGCTGATCGTCAAGGCTTTCCACGGCAGCGGCTTTTCGCAGATCGTGGAGTCCTTCAAGCAGCGCTTCAAGCGGGTGGTCGAACGCAAGCCGAAGGCATCGCGGGACAAATCCTCCGAAACCTTTCTGGTTGCGCGCGATCTGAAGTAG
- a CDS encoding YhbY family RNA-binding protein: MPILELTSRERSDLRSAAHPLRPVVLIGDNGLTEAVLKEIDLALTSHGLIKVRAGGDDREARDAMLSTICDTLSCAPVHHLGKTLILFRPLAGNIKPAALAAMEPERPAKRRASEPHTPKKLAAEGKTLAKRPRRSESEEPKPKTRFVPQDQLNKNGKPMRPGTKKTTASGHGIPRRGGSALSLRAGARSGTSRKSSKR, encoded by the coding sequence ATGCCTATATTAGAACTTACCTCTCGTGAGCGCAGCGACCTTCGGTCCGCCGCTCACCCTCTGCGCCCCGTCGTCCTGATTGGCGACAATGGCCTGACCGAAGCCGTGCTCAAGGAAATCGACCTGGCACTGACTTCGCATGGCCTCATCAAGGTGCGCGCCGGCGGTGATGACCGCGAGGCCCGCGACGCAATGCTGTCGACCATCTGCGACACGCTTTCCTGCGCTCCCGTGCACCACCTGGGCAAGACGCTGATCCTGTTCCGCCCGCTGGCCGGCAATATCAAGCCCGCCGCGCTGGCCGCCATGGAACCCGAGCGCCCCGCCAAGCGCCGCGCCTCCGAGCCGCATACGCCCAAGAAGCTGGCCGCCGAAGGCAAGACCCTGGCCAAGCGCCCTCGCCGCAGCGAATCCGAAGAGCCCAAGCCGAAGACGCGCTTCGTGCCCCAGGACCAGCTCAACAAGAACGGCAAGCCCATGCGTCCCGGCACCAAAAAGACCACTGCCAGCGGTCACGGCATTCCCCGCCGCGGCGGCAGCGCGCTCAGCCTGCGGGCCGGGGCACGCAGCGGCACCAGCCGCAAGTCGTCGAAAAGGTAA
- the greA gene encoding transcription elongation factor GreA, with protein sequence MSAIPLTVRGAERLQEELQRLKTVERPAVINAIAEARAQGDLSENAEYDAARERQGFIEGRIAELEGTLSNAHLIDPTALEAEGRAVFGATVDIEDLDSGDRVTYQIVGDVEADIKSNLISVSSPVARALIGKSEGDVVEVVAPAGVREYEVLGVRYI encoded by the coding sequence ATGTCTGCCATTCCTTTGACCGTGCGCGGGGCCGAGCGCTTGCAAGAAGAGCTCCAGCGGCTGAAAACCGTGGAACGTCCTGCCGTTATCAACGCGATCGCTGAAGCGCGTGCGCAGGGTGATCTGTCGGAAAATGCCGAATATGACGCAGCTCGCGAGCGCCAAGGCTTTATCGAGGGCCGGATTGCCGAGCTTGAAGGCACGCTTTCCAATGCCCATCTGATCGACCCGACCGCCCTTGAGGCCGAAGGCCGCGCCGTGTTTGGCGCCACCGTCGACATCGAGGACCTGGATTCGGGCGATCGCGTGACGTACCAGATCGTCGGCGACGTTGAAGCCGACATCAAGTCGAACCTGATTTCCGTGTCGAGCCCGGTGGCGCGCGCGTTGATCGGCAAGAGCGAAGGCGACGTGGTCGAGGTCGTGGCCCCGGCTGGCGTTCGCGAGTATGAAGTCCTGGGCGTCCGTTACATCTGA
- a CDS encoding methyl-accepting chemotaxis protein, which yields MLEKLKVRTGMLLVLGCFVVALTLACGLSWMNAEKSVTEIKDLNNVAVHQVDPLYEANAALLRARLALGAGMAAMQAGGMDQAGLAGEEAANHLKQARERFARYMAVPKSPRGEQLAQTLQGRFTEYAAILDTLESNIKARSPAKYRQDEGRLPQADAYFMKDMQAFLGRVQERSDGVLASSEQTYATARISAVALISVALLLTALCWTFIRRAVLRPLQEAGRHFDRIAAGDLTNRVETRSNNEIGVLFASLKRMQEGLTRTVTSVRQGVDEINVGAAEIAAGNANLSVRTEEQAAALEETASTMEELAVTVKQNAENAAQANQLAAVSMDVAQRGGQNVEQVVATMHGISDSSRRISDIVSVIDGIAFQTNILALNAAVEAARAGEQGKGFAVVAGEVRTLAQRAAQAAKEIKTLIEASVDTVAAGSAQVAATGQTMQEIVDSVQRVAAIMAEISAASAQQAGGIDQVSLAITQMDEVTQQNAALVEEASAAAAAMEEQARRLAEATSVFKTQSGQVIEAAPVALTGTGAASRLSRT from the coding sequence ATGCTGGAAAAACTGAAAGTCCGTACTGGAATGCTGCTGGTTCTGGGCTGCTTTGTGGTCGCCCTGACGCTGGCTTGCGGCTTGAGCTGGATGAATGCCGAGAAAAGCGTGACCGAGATCAAGGACCTGAACAATGTCGCGGTCCATCAGGTCGACCCGCTCTACGAAGCCAACGCCGCCCTGCTGCGCGCGCGGCTGGCGCTCGGTGCAGGCATGGCTGCCATGCAGGCCGGCGGCATGGACCAGGCCGGGCTGGCTGGCGAGGAAGCCGCCAACCATCTGAAGCAGGCGCGCGAGCGTTTCGCCCGCTACATGGCCGTACCCAAGAGCCCGCGCGGTGAGCAACTGGCCCAGACGCTGCAGGGGCGATTCACCGAATACGCCGCCATCCTGGACACGCTGGAGTCCAACATCAAGGCACGCTCGCCAGCCAAGTACCGTCAGGACGAGGGGCGGCTGCCCCAGGCCGACGCCTACTTCATGAAAGACATGCAAGCCTTCCTGGGCCGGGTCCAGGAGCGTAGCGACGGCGTGCTGGCGAGCTCCGAGCAGACCTACGCCACCGCACGGATCTCAGCGGTCGCGCTGATATCGGTTGCCCTGCTCCTGACCGCGCTGTGCTGGACCTTCATCCGGCGCGCCGTGCTCCGTCCGCTGCAGGAGGCCGGCCGGCACTTCGATCGCATCGCGGCCGGCGACCTGACGAACCGCGTGGAGACCCGCTCCAACAATGAGATCGGCGTCCTGTTCGCCTCGCTCAAACGCATGCAGGAAGGCTTGACCCGCACCGTAACGTCGGTCCGACAGGGAGTAGACGAGATCAACGTGGGCGCGGCTGAAATCGCGGCCGGCAACGCCAACCTGTCAGTGCGCACCGAAGAGCAAGCCGCGGCGCTAGAGGAAACGGCTTCGACCATGGAAGAGCTGGCGGTCACCGTCAAGCAGAACGCGGAGAACGCCGCCCAGGCCAATCAGTTGGCCGCGGTCAGCATGGACGTGGCGCAACGCGGCGGCCAGAACGTGGAGCAGGTAGTGGCCACCATGCACGGCATCTCGGACAGCTCGCGGCGGATCTCGGACATCGTATCGGTGATCGACGGCATCGCTTTCCAGACCAATATCCTCGCGCTGAACGCCGCAGTCGAGGCCGCGCGCGCCGGCGAACAGGGCAAGGGCTTTGCCGTGGTAGCGGGCGAAGTCCGTACGCTGGCCCAACGCGCCGCACAAGCCGCCAAGGAGATCAAGACGCTGATCGAGGCCTCGGTGGACACCGTCGCCGCCGGATCGGCCCAGGTCGCTGCCACCGGGCAAACCATGCAGGAAATCGTGGATTCGGTGCAAAGGGTGGCCGCGATCATGGCTGAAATTTCAGCAGCGTCGGCCCAGCAGGCCGGCGGCATCGACCAGGTCAGCCTGGCGATCACGCAGATGGACGAGGTCACGCAGCAGAATGCCGCGCTGGTCGAGGAAGCCTCCGCCGCAGCGGCCGCGATGGAGGAACAGGCGCGGCGCCTGGCGGAGGCAACCTCCGTATTCAAGACGCAATCGGGACAGGTGATCGAGGCGGCGCCGGTGGCGCTAACCGGCACGGGCGCCGCCTCGCGGCTGTCGCGCACCTAG
- a CDS encoding solute carrier family 23 protein → MSNSYFPRWRLADDSEPGVIIAPDERLSWPKNVAMGAQHVVAMFGSTVLAPLLMGFDPNVAILMSGIGTLIFFLFVGGRVPSYLGSSFAFIGGVIAVTGYAGGGANANIGVALGAIIACGLAYTLIGLIVWFVNARAGGGANWIDTLMPPVVTGAVVAVIGLNLAPIAAKGAMGASGFDSVMSMVTILCVGGIAVFTKGMVQRLLILVGMILACVLYGILANGMGLGKPIDFSGVAAAAWFGLPHFAAPVFKAEAMGLIVPVAIILVAENLGHVKAVSAMTGQDLDRYLGRAFVGDGVATMVSGAVGGTGVTTYAENIGVMAVTRIYSTLVFVVAALIAIVLGFSPKFGALIQMIPAPVLGGMSVVVFGLIAIAGARIWVVNQVDFSDNRNLIVAAVTLVLGAGDFTVKLGNFTLGGIGTATFGAIILYALLRRRK, encoded by the coding sequence ATGTCCAATTCCTACTTTCCACGCTGGCGCCTGGCGGACGACTCCGAACCCGGCGTCATCATCGCGCCCGATGAAAGACTGTCCTGGCCCAAGAACGTGGCCATGGGCGCGCAGCACGTGGTCGCCATGTTCGGCTCCACCGTGCTGGCGCCGCTGCTGATGGGTTTTGACCCGAACGTCGCCATCCTGATGTCAGGGATCGGCACCCTGATCTTCTTCCTGTTCGTCGGCGGCCGCGTTCCCAGCTACCTGGGCTCCAGCTTCGCCTTCATCGGCGGCGTGATCGCGGTGACCGGCTATGCCGGCGGCGGCGCCAACGCCAATATCGGCGTGGCCCTGGGCGCCATCATCGCCTGCGGCCTGGCCTACACGCTGATCGGCCTGATCGTCTGGTTCGTCAACGCGAGGGCCGGGGGCGGCGCGAACTGGATCGACACCCTGATGCCGCCCGTGGTCACGGGCGCGGTGGTCGCGGTCATCGGCCTGAACCTGGCCCCTATCGCCGCCAAGGGCGCGATGGGCGCGTCGGGCTTTGACAGCGTGATGTCCATGGTGACCATCCTTTGCGTGGGCGGCATCGCCGTGTTCACCAAGGGCATGGTGCAGCGCCTGCTGATCCTGGTCGGCATGATCCTGGCCTGCGTGTTGTACGGCATCCTCGCCAACGGCATGGGCCTGGGCAAGCCCATCGATTTCTCCGGCGTGGCCGCCGCGGCCTGGTTCGGCCTGCCGCACTTCGCCGCGCCGGTGTTCAAGGCCGAGGCCATGGGCCTGATCGTGCCCGTCGCCATCATCCTGGTGGCCGAGAACCTGGGCCACGTGAAGGCGGTCAGCGCCATGACCGGCCAGGACCTGGACCGCTACCTGGGCCGCGCCTTCGTCGGCGACGGGGTCGCCACCATGGTGTCCGGCGCGGTGGGCGGCACGGGCGTCACCACCTATGCCGAGAACATCGGCGTGATGGCAGTCACACGTATCTACTCGACGCTGGTGTTCGTGGTGGCGGCCCTGATCGCCATCGTGCTGGGCTTCTCGCCCAAGTTCGGCGCGCTGATCCAGATGATCCCCGCGCCCGTGCTGGGCGGCATGTCGGTGGTGGTGTTCGGTCTGATCGCCATCGCCGGCGCCCGCATCTGGGTGGTCAACCAGGTGGACTTCAGCGACAACCGCAACCTGATTGTGGCCGCGGTCACGCTGGTGCTGGGCGCGGGCGACTTCACGGTCAAGCTGGGCAATTTCACGCTGGGCGGCATCGGCACCGCCACCTTCGGCGCCATCATCCTGTACGCCCTGCTGCGCCGCAGGAAGTAA
- a CDS encoding FlxA-like family protein, producing MAIDPISGSSRINSLADLWAQKIQANKEAKSASDAEASTVSADGKIRVNAPGGLKMGNVQETKETEDSSNDDAYTRQIKELQKQLKRVMDQIAKVKASGMPAEMKAQQLMALNAQAMQIQQQITAVMDKQARAMQGGVSATA from the coding sequence ATGGCGATCGATCCCATCAGCGGCAGTTCCCGAATCAACAGCCTGGCCGACCTCTGGGCCCAGAAGATCCAGGCCAACAAGGAAGCCAAGAGCGCCTCGGACGCGGAAGCGAGTACGGTGTCCGCGGACGGCAAGATCCGCGTCAACGCCCCCGGCGGCCTGAAAATGGGCAACGTGCAGGAAACCAAGGAAACCGAAGACTCCAGCAACGACGACGCCTACACGCGCCAGATCAAGGAACTGCAGAAACAGCTCAAGCGCGTGATGGACCAGATCGCCAAGGTCAAGGCCAGCGGCATGCCGGCCGAAATGAAGGCCCAGCAACTGATGGCGCTCAATGCCCAGGCGATGCAGATCCAGCAGCAGATCACAGCAGTGATGGACAAGCAGGCCCGGGCCATGCAAGGCGGCGTATCCGCCACCGCCTAG
- a CDS encoding ABC transporter substrate-binding protein, producing the protein MHAMRTALAGAVLAVCAAPALAGTVTVITSFPKDLTQAYKTAFEKANPGITLEILNKNTVSGIAYVRETPAGQRPEVFWASAPDAFEVLGRDKLLANSADVANKQVPDKIGNYPINDPGGMYLGQALAGYGIIYNTRYIAAHKIPAPVEWKDLLSPQWFGHVGITSPSRSGTMHLTVETILQGEGWDEGWSTLLRMSGNSSAVTERSFGVPDGVNNGQFGAGPVIDFFGLSSKYSKFPVEFVYPSETAIVPANIALIQGAKNTEEGKKFIAFTLSQAGQELLLEPKISRLPVLPYSALAGKIPQGYPDPAEIAKRSKVQFNADLSQSRYYVVQSLYDQTVTFRLKELQAATKAIYDAEAKLGDKAKSGKAAELLAQARKLTWAPLVDGKKAADPAFLAIFAGNKKDAAVNQQITQLEGEWNGRSKANYEEAVKLAKQAAAL; encoded by the coding sequence ATGCATGCAATGCGCACAGCCCTTGCAGGTGCGGTGCTGGCCGTTTGCGCGGCCCCTGCCCTGGCAGGCACCGTCACGGTGATCACGTCGTTCCCCAAAGACCTGACCCAGGCCTACAAGACAGCCTTCGAAAAGGCCAACCCCGGCATCACGCTGGAAATCCTGAACAAGAACACCGTGTCGGGCATCGCCTATGTGCGCGAAACGCCCGCCGGCCAGCGTCCCGAGGTGTTCTGGGCCAGCGCGCCCGACGCCTTCGAAGTGCTGGGCCGCGACAAGCTGCTGGCGAACTCCGCCGACGTGGCCAACAAGCAGGTGCCGGACAAGATCGGCAACTACCCCATCAACGATCCGGGCGGCATGTACCTGGGCCAGGCCCTGGCCGGCTACGGCATCATCTACAACACGCGCTACATCGCCGCGCACAAGATCCCCGCGCCGGTCGAATGGAAGGACCTCCTGTCGCCGCAATGGTTCGGCCACGTCGGCATCACCTCGCCGTCGCGCTCGGGCACCATGCACCTGACCGTGGAAACCATCCTCCAGGGCGAGGGCTGGGATGAGGGCTGGAGCACGCTGCTGCGCATGTCGGGCAACAGCAGCGCGGTCACCGAGCGCTCGTTCGGCGTGCCCGATGGCGTGAACAACGGCCAGTTCGGCGCCGGGCCGGTGATCGACTTCTTCGGCCTGTCCAGCAAGTATTCCAAGTTCCCGGTGGAATTCGTCTACCCCTCCGAAACCGCCATCGTGCCCGCCAACATCGCGCTGATCCAGGGCGCGAAGAACACCGAGGAAGGCAAGAAGTTCATCGCCTTCACGCTCAGCCAGGCCGGGCAGGAACTGCTGCTGGAGCCCAAGATCTCGCGCCTGCCGGTGCTGCCCTACTCGGCGCTGGCCGGCAAGATTCCCCAGGGCTATCCCGACCCCGCCGAAATCGCCAAGCGCAGCAAGGTGCAATTCAACGCCGACCTGTCGCAGTCGCGCTACTACGTGGTGCAGTCGCTGTATGACCAGACGGTGACGTTCCGCCTGAAGGAACTGCAGGCCGCCACCAAGGCCATCTACGACGCCGAAGCCAAGCTGGGCGACAAGGCCAAGAGTGGCAAGGCTGCCGAGCTGCTGGCACAGGCCCGCAAGCTGACCTGGGCGCCGCTGGTCGACGGCAAGAAGGCCGCGGATCCGGCGTTCCTGGCGATCTTCGCGGGCAACAAGAAGGACGCCGCCGTGAACCAGCAGATCACCCAGCTGGAAGGCGAGTGGAACGGCCGTTCCAAGGCGAACTATGAAGAAGCCGTGAAGCTCGCCAAGCAGGCCGCCGCGCTCTAG
- a CDS encoding ABC transporter permease gives MNSSGHSRLPVGPLLTALLVFGFLLLFLAVPVGTVFYSAFVNADGSFTMGHFGAFFNQPLMKEAFFNSLYVAGWSALLASLIAVPLAYFTVRFDFRGALLIQTLGVLPLIMPPFVGAVAMQLIFGRSGSVNLLLNDWFGFTIPFMEGLNGVIFVESLHYFPFILMNLVVALRNIDGAMEEAAFNLGSRGFRLFRRVIFPLALPGYVAGASLVFVKVFDDLGTPLVLGTTNMLAPQAYLRITQVGLEDPLGYVISVIMVGFSILALWLSARVLKGRDYSTLQKGGSSIQKRKLRPMESVLAYGWIILVLLLVLSPHMGVLLLSLASVWSFAPLPDGYTLAHYSAVFSESQGMIANTLLYCGLAAGVDVILGTAIAYLMLRTRLPARQWLDFLASAALAIPGIVLAIGFLRTFRGIELPGTGTLLTSSWIIIMIAYSVRRLPYALRSCVASLQQINISLEEAAQSLGATRMSTIRRVVVPLMAGGMLAGFVTSFVTAAVELSATIMLVTKDSQAPMSYGIYLYMQSAAGRGPGAALGVLAVAAVAIGTYVSHLLVERAQSRQRPARNEGESA, from the coding sequence ATGAATTCTTCGGGCCACTCGCGCCTGCCCGTCGGCCCCTTGCTGACGGCGCTACTGGTGTTCGGTTTTCTGCTGCTGTTTTTGGCCGTGCCGGTGGGTACGGTGTTCTACAGCGCCTTCGTGAACGCCGACGGCAGCTTCACCATGGGCCATTTCGGCGCCTTCTTCAACCAGCCGCTGATGAAGGAAGCCTTCTTCAACAGCCTCTACGTAGCGGGCTGGTCGGCGCTGCTGGCATCGCTCATCGCCGTGCCGCTGGCGTACTTCACGGTGCGCTTCGATTTCCGCGGCGCGCTGCTGATCCAGACGCTGGGCGTGCTGCCGCTGATCATGCCGCCCTTCGTGGGCGCGGTCGCGATGCAACTGATCTTCGGCCGCTCGGGCAGCGTGAACCTGCTGCTCAACGACTGGTTCGGCTTCACCATTCCCTTCATGGAAGGCTTGAACGGCGTCATCTTCGTGGAGTCGCTGCACTACTTCCCATTCATCCTGATGAACCTGGTGGTGGCGCTGCGCAATATCGACGGCGCCATGGAGGAAGCGGCCTTCAACCTGGGCTCGCGGGGTTTCCGCCTGTTCCGCCGCGTGATCTTTCCGCTGGCCCTGCCCGGTTACGTGGCCGGCGCGTCCCTGGTGTTCGTCAAGGTGTTCGACGACCTGGGCACGCCGCTGGTGCTGGGCACCACCAACATGCTGGCGCCGCAAGCCTATCTGCGCATCACGCAGGTCGGTCTGGAAGACCCGCTGGGGTATGTGATCAGCGTCATCATGGTCGGGTTCTCGATCCTGGCCCTGTGGTTGTCGGCGCGCGTGCTCAAGGGCCGCGACTATTCCACCCTGCAGAAGGGCGGCAGCTCCATCCAGAAGCGCAAGCTGCGGCCGATGGAAAGCGTGCTGGCCTATGGCTGGATCATCCTGGTGCTGCTGCTGGTGCTGTCGCCGCACATGGGCGTGCTGCTGCTGTCGCTGGCCAGCGTCTGGAGCTTCGCGCCGCTGCCGGACGGCTATACGCTGGCGCATTACTCGGCGGTGTTCTCCGAATCGCAGGGCATGATTGCCAACACCCTGCTCTATTGCGGCCTGGCCGCAGGTGTGGACGTGATCCTGGGCACCGCCATCGCCTATCTGATGCTGCGTACCCGCCTGCCGGCGCGCCAGTGGCTGGACTTCCTGGCCTCCGCCGCGCTGGCGATCCCGGGCATCGTGCTGGCTATCGGTTTTCTGCGCACCTTCCGCGGCATCGAGCTGCCCGGCACCGGCACCCTGCTGACCTCGTCGTGGATCATCATCATGATCGCGTACTCGGTGCGGCGGCTGCCTTATGCGTTGCGCTCCTGCGTGGCGTCCTTACAGCAGATCAATATCTCGCTTGAAGAAGCCGCGCAATCTCTGGGGGCGACCCGCATGAGCACGATACGCCGCGTGGTCGTGCCGCTGATGGCCGGCGGCATGCTGGCAGGCTTCGTTACCAGCTTCGTGACAGCGGCGGTCGAGCTGTCGGCCACCATCATGCTGGTGACCAAGGACAGCCAGGCGCCCATGAGCTACGGCATCTATCTG